A single Pseudoxanthomonas sp. DNA region contains:
- the hda gene encoding DnaA regulatory inactivator Hda, with product MSRDEPGAGLGPQLPLALRYPPDQRFESFIAPPEGALPALSALATTNGADWVYLAGASRTGKTHLALAVCAAAEQHGRRAVYLPLAAAAGRLREALDALDGNDVVALDGLDAIAGGREDEVALFDFHNRVRASGVNVLYTARSIPDDIGLGLPDLRSRLQQCLRLMLDPLDDEGRRDVLRDRAQRRGLVLEDAALDWLLTRTDRDLGALVALLDRLDRASLAAQRRITVPFLRQVL from the coding sequence GTGAGCCGCGATGAGCCGGGCGCGGGGCTGGGTCCGCAGTTGCCGCTGGCGCTGCGGTATCCGCCGGACCAGCGCTTCGAGAGTTTCATCGCGCCGCCCGAAGGCGCGCTGCCGGCGCTGTCGGCGCTCGCCACCACCAACGGTGCCGACTGGGTGTACCTGGCCGGTGCGTCGAGGACCGGCAAGACGCATCTGGCGCTGGCCGTCTGCGCGGCCGCCGAGCAACATGGTCGCCGTGCGGTCTATCTGCCCCTGGCAGCGGCGGCGGGACGCCTGCGCGAGGCGCTCGACGCGTTGGATGGCAACGACGTGGTCGCGCTCGACGGACTGGACGCGATCGCCGGCGGTCGCGAGGACGAAGTCGCCCTGTTCGATTTCCACAATCGTGTGCGCGCCTCCGGCGTGAACGTGCTGTACACCGCGCGCAGTATTCCCGACGACATCGGACTTGGATTGCCCGACCTGCGTTCGCGCCTGCAGCAGTGCCTGCGGCTGATGCTGGATCCGCTCGACGACGAAGGCCGTCGCGATGTGTTGCGCGACCGTGCGCAGCGGCGCGGCCTGGTGCTGGAAGACGCGGCGCTGGACTGGTTGCTCACGCGCACCGATCGCGACCTGGGTGCGCTGGTGGCGTTGCTGGACCGGCTCGATCGCGCATCGCTCGCGGCACAGCGCAGGATCACCGTTCCGTTCCTGCGGCAGGTGCTGTAG
- the murU gene encoding N-acetylmuramate alpha-1-phosphate uridylyltransferase MurU, with the protein MKALVFAAGLGERMRPLTDHTPKPLIEAGGKPLIVWHLEKLAAMGVRDVVINTSWLADRFPAVLGDGDRWGLRLHYLHEGDTPLETGGGMLNARPLLGEAPFLLVNGDIWTDFDFVRLPREPAGLAHLVMIDPPGYATHGDFALDETGHVRSDGERRLTYAGIGIYRAALLDDWQRHVDDHAGFAANGKPRFRLAPILRAHMSSDGIRGERHAGRWTDVGTPQRLAELEQGLASR; encoded by the coding sequence ATGAAGGCGCTGGTTTTCGCGGCGGGCCTCGGCGAACGCATGCGCCCACTGACCGACCACACACCGAAGCCGCTGATCGAAGCCGGCGGCAAGCCATTGATCGTCTGGCATCTGGAAAAGCTGGCGGCGATGGGTGTACGCGATGTCGTCATCAACACCAGTTGGCTGGCCGACCGCTTCCCGGCCGTGCTCGGCGACGGCGATCGGTGGGGCCTGCGGCTGCACTACCTGCACGAAGGCGATACGCCACTGGAAACCGGGGGCGGCATGCTCAACGCGCGTCCGTTGCTCGGCGAGGCGCCGTTCCTGCTGGTGAACGGCGATATCTGGACGGACTTCGATTTCGTCAGGCTGCCACGTGAGCCGGCGGGGCTGGCGCATCTGGTGATGATCGATCCTCCGGGGTATGCCACCCACGGTGATTTCGCCCTCGACGAAACGGGCCATGTCCGCAGCGATGGCGAACGTCGCCTGACATATGCGGGCATCGGGATCTATCGTGCCGCTCTGCTCGACGATTGGCAGCGTCATGTCGACGACCACGCCGGTTTCGCCGCCAATGGAAAACCGCGCTTCCGACTGGCTCCAATCCTGCGGGCCCATATGAGCAGTGATGGTATCCGCGGCGAGCGCCACGCAGGCCGCTGGACCGATGTCGGTACGCCACAGCGGCTCGCGGAACTGGAACAGGGCTTGGCTTCGCGCTGA
- a CDS encoding DUF2066 domain-containing protein, with protein sequence MRRIPGIALAMALLMAALTTTPAVQAQSGLRTEGDAVSARGLYQAEVPVSGQGEAERQGGFARALGTVLSKLSGDRGAMSRPGVGAELRNAKDYVEGYDYRQDQGTSLSGAPTFRTMLVVRFDEEQVNGLAGALGLPVWPQPRPKPVVWLAINDGSGPRLLGLQHANAARPLLNRAIERGYGLGLPAGSAAEQALVGAIWRQDTAAVARASARYSPPMQLVGKLYRNAKGGWTADWVFVDAGKVLATWSVTDADARRAMASGADGAADALVKRYGKRGSAGPAGTYRVLFTGIRSTDDYLRLTGHLQKMAVVRRITPVRASGDVLELDLELVSGLAGFRRTMGDDAPFTGGEGEPPAYQMR encoded by the coding sequence ATGCGCCGGATTCCAGGTATCGCACTCGCCATGGCATTGCTGATGGCGGCACTGACCACGACGCCCGCCGTGCAGGCGCAGTCCGGCCTGCGCACGGAAGGCGATGCGGTCTCGGCGCGCGGCCTGTACCAGGCCGAGGTGCCGGTCAGCGGGCAGGGCGAGGCGGAGCGCCAGGGCGGTTTCGCGCGCGCGCTGGGCACGGTGCTGTCCAAGCTGTCGGGCGATCGCGGTGCGATGTCGCGTCCCGGCGTGGGCGCCGAGCTGCGCAACGCGAAGGACTATGTGGAAGGCTACGACTACCGCCAGGACCAGGGCACGTCGCTGTCGGGCGCGCCGACGTTCCGAACCATGCTGGTGGTGCGTTTCGACGAGGAGCAGGTCAACGGCCTGGCCGGCGCGCTGGGCCTGCCGGTATGGCCGCAGCCGCGCCCGAAGCCGGTCGTCTGGCTGGCGATCAACGATGGCAGCGGACCGCGCCTGCTGGGCCTGCAGCATGCCAATGCCGCGCGTCCGCTGCTCAACCGCGCCATCGAGCGCGGCTACGGTCTGGGCCTGCCCGCCGGCAGTGCGGCCGAACAGGCGCTGGTCGGCGCCATCTGGCGCCAGGATACGGCCGCCGTCGCACGAGCCTCGGCCCGCTACAGCCCGCCGATGCAGCTGGTCGGCAAGCTCTACCGCAACGCCAAGGGCGGCTGGACGGCCGACTGGGTGTTCGTCGACGCCGGCAAGGTGCTGGCGACATGGTCCGTGACCGATGCCGATGCGCGCCGCGCGATGGCATCCGGCGCCGATGGCGCCGCCGATGCGCTGGTGAAGCGTTACGGCAAGCGCGGCAGCGCCGGTCCTGCCGGCACGTACCGCGTGCTGTTCACCGGGATCCGAAGCACCGACGACTACCTGCGCCTGACGGGTCACCTGCAGAAGATGGCCGTGGTCCGTCGCATCACCCCGGTGCGCGCCAGCGGCGATGTGCTGGAGCTGGACCTGGAGCTGGTCTCCGGCCTGGCCGGCTTCCGCCGCACCATGGGCGATGACGCTCCCTTCACCGGCGGCGAAGGCGAGCCGCCGGCCTACCAGATGCGCTGA
- a CDS encoding AI-2E family transporter codes for MDLSSTPAGTLARRWQWLLIALIVGWLIWLLAPVLTPFVCAALLGWLGDPWVDRLERSGRSRSTAVVLVFTLMVLLLVLALVILVPMIERQVVTVIESMPAYRDWFVDKALPWVEQRTGLELVAWLDPDRLTEWIRGHWQQAGGVAATLFGYFSRSGFAVMAWVANLVLLPILTFYFLRDWDTLVERIAALVPRDHIATVTRLALESNEVLGAFLRGQFLVMLALGAIYAIGLSVVGLKVGLLVGIIAGLISFVPYLGTATGIVLGVIAALVQSGGDWSLVALVMGVFVVGQMLEGYVLTPRIVGDRIGLHPVAVIFAIMAGGQLFGFLGMLLALPVAAIANVLLRFAHERYTQSRLYAGDRPSIVLDSYIDKGSVEQAAPRADSDTP; via the coding sequence ATGGATCTTTCTTCAACCCCGGCGGGCACGCTGGCCCGTCGCTGGCAGTGGCTGCTGATCGCGCTGATCGTCGGCTGGCTGATCTGGCTGCTCGCGCCCGTGCTCACGCCCTTCGTATGCGCCGCGCTGCTGGGCTGGCTGGGCGATCCGTGGGTGGATCGCCTGGAAAGGTCCGGGCGTTCACGCAGTACCGCCGTCGTGTTGGTCTTCACGCTGATGGTGCTGCTGCTGGTGCTCGCGCTGGTCATCCTGGTGCCGATGATCGAGCGCCAGGTGGTGACGGTGATCGAATCGATGCCGGCCTACCGCGACTGGTTCGTGGACAAGGCGCTGCCCTGGGTGGAACAGCGCACCGGGCTTGAACTGGTCGCGTGGCTCGACCCTGATCGCCTGACCGAATGGATCCGCGGCCATTGGCAGCAGGCCGGTGGCGTCGCCGCCACGCTCTTCGGCTACTTCTCGCGCTCGGGCTTCGCGGTGATGGCCTGGGTGGCCAACCTGGTGTTGCTGCCGATCCTGACGTTCTACTTCCTGCGCGACTGGGACACGCTGGTCGAGCGCATCGCGGCGCTCGTGCCGCGCGACCATATCGCCACCGTCACCCGGCTGGCACTGGAATCCAACGAAGTGCTGGGCGCGTTCCTGCGCGGGCAGTTCCTGGTGATGCTGGCGCTGGGTGCGATCTATGCGATCGGTCTGTCGGTGGTCGGCCTGAAGGTGGGGCTGCTGGTCGGCATCATCGCCGGCCTGATCAGCTTCGTGCCGTATCTCGGCACCGCTACCGGCATCGTGCTGGGCGTGATCGCCGCGCTGGTGCAGTCCGGTGGCGACTGGTCGCTGGTGGCGCTGGTGATGGGCGTGTTCGTGGTCGGCCAGATGCTGGAAGGCTACGTGCTGACGCCGCGTATCGTCGGCGACCGCATCGGCCTGCATCCGGTGGCGGTGATCTTCGCCATCATGGCCGGCGGCCAGCTGTTCGGCTTCCTCGGCATGCTGCTGGCATTGCCGGTGGCGGCCATCGCCAACGTGCTGCTGCGCTTCGCCCACGAGCGCTATACGCAGAGCCGCCTGTATGCCGGCGACCGGCCCTCCATCGTGCTGGATTCGTACATCGACAAGGGCAGCGTGGAGCAGGCGGCGCCGCGCGCCGATTCCGATACGCCGTGA
- a CDS encoding mannose-1-phosphate guanylyltransferase/mannose-6-phosphate isomerase: MAKLQPVLLSGGSGTRLWPLSREAYPKQFLPLAGDDTMVQATWRRVEAIAECAPIVVANEEHRFLVAEQLRQIGAPVPAILLEPVGRNTAPAIAAAALQSMADGADPLLLVLPSDHVVRDVAGFRRAVRDAAAAAEAGALVTFGIVPDAPETGFGYIQAEAGDGLRKVSRFVEKPDAATAQSYLDAGGYYWNSGMFLFRASRYLEELARFRPDIVEAVRASHAAARHDGDFVRLDKAAFAACPSDSIDYAVFEKTDHAMVLPVDIGWNDVGSWSALWDVADRDTDGNAHHGDVIAVDSRNTYAYAQRLVALVGVDDIVVVETDDAVLVARKDRVQDVKRVVAQLKQEQRSQAVLHREVHRPWGSYDSVDNGGRHQVKRIKVKPGAALSLQMHHHRAEHWIVVSGTAKVTRGDETLLLSENESTYIPLGVKHRLENPGKVPLELIEVQSGSYLGEDDIVRFEDVYGRSQ, from the coding sequence ATGGCCAAACTCCAACCCGTGCTGCTGTCCGGCGGCTCCGGCACGCGCCTGTGGCCGCTGTCGCGTGAGGCCTATCCCAAGCAGTTCCTGCCCTTGGCCGGCGACGACACCATGGTGCAGGCCACCTGGCGCCGCGTGGAGGCCATCGCCGAATGCGCGCCCATTGTGGTCGCGAACGAAGAACACCGTTTCCTCGTCGCCGAACAGTTGCGGCAGATCGGTGCGCCGGTGCCCGCCATCCTGCTGGAGCCGGTCGGCCGCAATACCGCGCCGGCGATCGCCGCAGCGGCGTTGCAGTCGATGGCCGACGGTGCGGATCCGTTGTTGCTGGTGCTGCCGTCGGACCATGTGGTCCGCGATGTCGCCGGTTTCCGGCGCGCAGTTCGCGATGCTGCCGCAGCGGCCGAGGCCGGCGCCTTGGTGACGTTCGGTATCGTCCCGGATGCGCCGGAAACCGGATTCGGCTACATCCAGGCCGAAGCCGGCGACGGCCTGCGCAAGGTCTCGCGCTTCGTCGAGAAGCCCGATGCCGCCACTGCCCAGTCTTACCTGGATGCCGGTGGCTATTACTGGAACAGCGGCATGTTCCTGTTCCGCGCCAGCCGCTATCTGGAAGAGCTCGCGCGCTTCCGCCCCGACATCGTCGAAGCGGTGCGTGCCTCGCACGCGGCGGCGCGGCATGACGGCGATTTCGTTCGCCTCGACAAGGCCGCGTTCGCCGCCTGTCCATCGGACTCGATCGACTACGCGGTGTTCGAGAAGACCGACCACGCGATGGTGCTGCCGGTCGACATCGGCTGGAACGATGTCGGCAGTTGGTCCGCGTTGTGGGATGTCGCCGATCGCGACACCGATGGCAACGCCCACCATGGCGACGTCATCGCCGTGGACAGTCGCAACACGTATGCGTATGCGCAACGGCTGGTCGCGCTGGTGGGCGTGGACGACATCGTAGTGGTCGAAACCGACGACGCCGTGCTGGTGGCGCGCAAGGACCGCGTGCAGGACGTCAAACGGGTCGTGGCGCAACTCAAGCAGGAGCAGCGCAGTCAGGCCGTGCTCCATCGGGAAGTGCACCGCCCGTGGGGCAGCTACGATTCCGTCGACAACGGGGGGCGCCACCAGGTCAAGCGCATCAAGGTAAAACCCGGTGCCGCGCTCAGCCTGCAGATGCACCACCACCGCGCCGAGCACTGGATCGTGGTCAGCGGCACCGCCAAGGTGACGCGCGGCGACGAGACCCTGCTGCTGTCGGAAAACGAGAGCACCTACATTCCGCTCGGCGTGAAGCACCGCCTGGAGAATCCGGGCAAGGTGCCGCTCGAACTGATCGAAGTGCAGTCCGGCAGCTATCTGGGCGAAGACGACATCGTGCGCTTCGAGGATGTGTACGGCCGCAGCCAATGA
- a CDS encoding DUF2238 domain-containing protein — MPRGKAIAFGLTLAVFGASWIAPRWPVEQALHSSLTVVGLAWLWWHDRRWPLRPAHFVLICAFIIAHCIGARWLYSYVPYDAWLQAAVGWSPAEGFGWQRNHFDRFIHLMYGACFAPAVWHWLRQRWRGLSIGQAFTLSVMLIMCTSLIYEWLEWGIALTMSPEAAESYNGQQGDVWDAHADMLLATVGALLVGPLARKESEEFSA; from the coding sequence ATGCCGCGCGGCAAGGCGATCGCCTTCGGGCTGACGCTGGCGGTGTTCGGCGCCAGCTGGATCGCGCCCCGCTGGCCGGTCGAACAGGCGCTGCACAGCAGCCTGACCGTGGTCGGACTGGCGTGGCTGTGGTGGCACGACCGGCGCTGGCCGCTGCGGCCGGCGCACTTCGTCCTGATCTGCGCCTTCATCATCGCGCACTGCATCGGCGCGCGCTGGCTGTACTCCTATGTGCCGTACGACGCGTGGCTGCAGGCGGCGGTGGGCTGGTCGCCAGCGGAGGGCTTCGGCTGGCAGCGCAACCACTTCGACCGTTTCATCCACCTGATGTACGGCGCCTGCTTCGCCCCGGCGGTCTGGCACTGGCTGCGCCAGCGCTGGCGGGGGCTGTCCATCGGCCAGGCCTTCACGCTGTCCGTGATGCTGATCATGTGCACCAGCCTGATCTACGAGTGGCTGGAATGGGGCATCGCGCTGACGATGTCGCCGGAGGCCGCCGAGTCCTACAACGGCCAGCAGGGCGACGTGTGGGATGCGCATGCCGACATGCTGCTGGCCACCGTGGGCGCCCTGCTGGTAGGGCCCCTGGCGCGCAAGGAATCCGAGGAGTTCTCCGCATGA
- a CDS encoding aminoglycoside phosphotransferase family protein, which translates to MTPTIQDPSGRGAQRLEWARGALGDPYAQLERASMDAGFRSYWRSLGDGPGRIVMDSPPGLEDVRPWLAMRELLLGGDVRVPEVLAIDTELGFLLLEDLGGPTLAHVISEDNADTWFDAAIEQLLRLQAITPPDGMGEFGEALLQRDAGLFEEWFLRRHLGLTLECGEAEGLELAQRRLMDNALSQARVLTHRDFMPRNLMPVTPGPAVLDFQDCVRGPVAYDAMSLFKDAFLSWPIERVDGWLARYHARATRAGVPVPELKVFLRDADWMGIQRHLKILGIFSRLHYRDGKTRYLPDVPRFIRYLDEVLPRYPELAGLGTLLDARIKPVLHARGEIA; encoded by the coding sequence ATGACCCCGACGATTCAGGACCCTTCCGGACGCGGCGCCCAGCGCCTGGAGTGGGCGCGCGGCGCGCTGGGCGATCCCTACGCCCAGCTCGAACGGGCCTCGATGGACGCCGGCTTCCGCAGCTACTGGCGCAGCCTGGGCGATGGACCCGGACGCATCGTGATGGATTCGCCGCCCGGTCTGGAAGACGTACGCCCGTGGCTGGCGATGCGCGAACTGCTGCTGGGCGGCGACGTGCGCGTGCCCGAGGTGCTGGCGATCGACACCGAGCTGGGCTTCCTGCTTCTCGAGGACCTGGGCGGACCGACGCTGGCGCACGTCATCAGCGAAGACAACGCCGACACCTGGTTCGACGCGGCGATCGAACAACTGCTGCGCCTGCAGGCCATCACGCCGCCGGATGGCATGGGCGAGTTCGGCGAGGCGCTGCTGCAGCGCGACGCCGGCCTGTTCGAGGAGTGGTTCCTGCGCCGCCACCTGGGCCTGACGCTGGAGTGCGGGGAAGCCGAGGGCCTCGAGCTGGCGCAGCGCCGCCTGATGGACAACGCGCTGTCGCAGGCGCGCGTGCTGACGCACCGCGATTTCATGCCGCGCAACCTAATGCCCGTGACACCGGGACCTGCGGTACTCGACTTCCAGGACTGCGTGCGCGGACCGGTCGCCTACGACGCGATGAGCCTGTTCAAGGATGCCTTCCTGAGTTGGCCGATCGAACGCGTGGACGGCTGGCTGGCCCGCTACCACGCGCGCGCCACGCGTGCCGGCGTACCGGTACCCGAACTCAAGGTCTTCCTGCGCGATGCGGACTGGATGGGCATCCAGCGTCATCTGAAGATCCTTGGCATCTTTTCGCGCCTGCATTACCGGGACGGCAAGACCCGCTACCTGCCCGACGTACCCCGCTTCATCCGCTATCTGGACGAGGTGCTGCCGCGCTACCCGGAGCTGGCCGGCCTGGGCACCCTGCTCGACGCGCGCATCAAACCGGTGCTGCATGCGCGTGGAGAGATCGCATGA
- the purN gene encoding phosphoribosylglycinamide formyltransferase translates to MTSRIAVLASGRGTNLRAILQATADGTLDAEVVGVFSDKPGAPALRYAPEDRRWGHRPSHFGDKTRYEAALAEAIDATRPDWVVCAGYMRILGDAFIERFRGRLLNIHPSLLPKYPGLYTHARAVAAHDAEHGASIHFVTPELDAGAVIAQVRIPILPRETPDKLAARLLPREHALMLAVLRLACAGALAEQGEIVLYHGQPLLNPLSLDSTDRLVPSPPP, encoded by the coding sequence ATGACATCACGTATCGCCGTGCTGGCTTCCGGCCGCGGCACCAACCTGCGGGCGATCCTGCAAGCCACCGCCGACGGCACGCTCGACGCCGAGGTCGTCGGCGTCTTCTCCGACAAGCCCGGGGCACCGGCCCTGCGCTATGCGCCGGAAGACAGGCGCTGGGGCCATCGGCCTTCCCACTTCGGGGACAAGACCCGCTACGAGGCCGCGCTGGCCGAGGCCATCGACGCGACCCGCCCGGACTGGGTCGTCTGCGCCGGCTACATGCGCATCCTCGGCGACGCGTTCATCGAACGATTCCGCGGCAGGCTGCTGAACATCCACCCCTCGCTACTGCCCAAGTACCCCGGCCTGTATACGCATGCACGCGCGGTGGCGGCGCACGACGCCGAACACGGCGCCAGCATCCACTTCGTCACCCCGGAACTGGATGCCGGCGCGGTGATCGCCCAGGTGCGGATCCCGATCCTGCCCCGGGAGACGCCCGACAAGCTGGCCGCACGCCTGCTCCCGCGCGAACACGCCCTGATGCTGGCGGTGCTGCGCCTCGCCTGCGCCGGGGCGCTGGCTGAACAGGGCGAGATCGTGCTCTACCACGGTCAGCCGCTATTAAATCCCCTGTCCCTAGATTCGACCGACCGTTTGGTTCCCTCGCCTCCCCCCTGA
- the purM gene encoding phosphoribosylformylglycinamidine cyclo-ligase: MTYRDAGVDIDAGNELVERIKPLVKRSFRPEVMGGLGGFGALFDLSGKYREPVLVSGTDGVGTKLKLAQQLGRHDTIGIDLVAMCVNDVLVQGAEPLFFLDYFATGKLDVDTTVAVVGGIARGCELSGCALIGGETAEMPDMYGPGEYDLAGFCVAAVEKSRLLDGAKVRAGDVLVGIASSGPHSNGYSLVRRIYDRAGRPADLDVGGVPLADALMAPTTLYVKPILELLQAHDLHGMAHITGGGLTENIIRVIPDGLGLQIDASAWTLPPVFDWLQREGAVENTEMWRTFNCGIGFVLVVAPDQLAAVQADLARLQLTHWQIGEVVTATGGERVRIG; this comes from the coding sequence ATGACCTATCGCGACGCGGGTGTCGACATCGACGCCGGCAACGAACTGGTCGAACGCATCAAGCCGCTGGTCAAGCGCAGCTTCCGGCCGGAGGTGATGGGCGGGCTGGGCGGTTTCGGCGCGCTGTTCGACCTGTCCGGCAAATACCGCGAGCCCGTGCTCGTGTCCGGCACCGATGGCGTGGGCACCAAGCTGAAGCTGGCCCAGCAGCTGGGCCGCCACGACACCATCGGCATCGATCTGGTCGCCATGTGCGTGAACGACGTGCTGGTGCAGGGCGCCGAGCCGCTGTTCTTCCTCGACTACTTCGCCACCGGCAAGCTCGACGTCGACACCACGGTGGCGGTGGTCGGCGGCATCGCCCGCGGCTGCGAACTCTCCGGCTGCGCGCTGATCGGCGGCGAGACCGCCGAAATGCCCGACATGTACGGTCCGGGCGAATACGACCTGGCCGGCTTCTGCGTGGCGGCGGTGGAGAAATCGCGCCTGCTGGACGGCGCCAAGGTCCGCGCCGGCGATGTGCTGGTCGGCATCGCCTCCAGCGGCCCGCACTCCAACGGCTATTCGCTGGTCCGCCGCATCTACGACCGCGCCGGCCGCCCGGCCGATCTGGATGTGGGCGGCGTGCCGCTGGCCGACGCGCTGATGGCGCCGACCACGCTGTACGTGAAGCCGATCCTGGAACTGCTGCAGGCGCACGACCTGCACGGCATGGCGCACATCACCGGTGGCGGCCTGACCGAGAACATCATCCGCGTGATCCCGGACGGGCTCGGCCTGCAGATCGACGCCAGCGCCTGGACGCTGCCGCCCGTGTTCGACTGGCTGCAGCGCGAGGGCGCGGTCGAAAACACCGAGATGTGGCGCACCTTCAACTGCGGCATCGGCTTCGTGCTGGTGGTCGCGCCGGACCAGCTGGCCGCCGTGCAGGCCGACCTGGCCCGCCTGCAGCTGACCCACTGGCAGATCGGCGAAGTCGTCACCGCCACCGGCGGCGAACGCGTCCGTATCGGCTGA